The following coding sequences are from one Arcobacter nitrofigilis DSM 7299 window:
- a CDS encoding mechanosensitive ion channel family protein has product MHNTTKYNLLKIIFLLLLSINLFGNNLLLGETKTEDQQNSQTTSDEQTDTNTATQDVDPYDLGFIIKLIQSKNFKLHTDKQIEKIDDEMEKIVKNINKEIPYNFDENDYEQKTKFLNSKINVNSKYDNNLAVSRDLLKITILENKKNFAQTINSIIDGKNSFKDKKYYVSLLDDSIKKLNTIDLSIFKKTASQVSDLNDTLSTDFKTSLDILESQIKANLLVFNYLRSNMNEYRPSNFILDELSLKYVIKKIDSTSYIKNISEIFDYYFHISIGKIVILIFIFIMFFITNRKILPFFASLFSKKLSKKIKTLDISILDIIPNSFSFSVSILMYIFALQLSLFLLIDSPSVVNKLVPWFSTIYLALLSYMFYRILTNYINLSSDKIFNDYPNMRKEMVDFILRILKILILICLLLFLLVQLGFDIKAIIASLGIGGIAVALAAKDTLTNFFGSLNIITDNSFSQGDWIEAGSVEGTVVDIRMRTTRIRTFANAMITVPNAQLANMSILNWSKRVIGRRIKMALGITYGSKMEDIENLVVDIREMLQEHPSIASSKLNIDKKPYLLKKEDLIGVKNTTLVYIDEYAASSINILVYCFSRSPDWEDWLETKQDVIVKISQLVAKNNCSFAFPTQTIHLEKEKFENEKNEKNEKNEKNEKFENENEKSKE; this is encoded by the coding sequence ATGCACAATACTACAAAATATAATTTATTAAAAATAATTTTTCTTTTATTACTATCAATAAACCTCTTTGGAAACAATCTTCTTTTAGGAGAAACAAAAACAGAAGATCAACAAAATAGCCAAACTACAAGTGATGAACAAACAGATACAAATACTGCAACTCAAGATGTAGATCCTTATGATTTGGGTTTTATTATTAAACTTATTCAAAGCAAAAACTTTAAATTGCATACAGATAAACAAATTGAAAAAATTGATGATGAGATGGAGAAAATTGTAAAAAATATAAATAAAGAGATTCCTTATAATTTTGATGAAAATGATTATGAACAAAAAACTAAATTTTTAAATAGTAAAATAAATGTTAACTCTAAGTATGATAATAATTTAGCCGTATCAAGAGACCTTTTAAAAATAACTATTTTAGAAAATAAAAAGAACTTTGCCCAAACAATCAATTCAATTATAGATGGTAAAAACTCTTTTAAAGATAAAAAATATTATGTTTCTCTACTCGATGATTCCATAAAAAAATTAAATACCATAGATTTAAGTATATTCAAAAAAACAGCTTCACAAGTAAGTGATTTAAATGATACTCTTTCGACTGATTTTAAAACTTCTTTAGATATATTAGAGTCTCAAATAAAAGCAAATTTACTTGTCTTTAACTATTTAAGATCAAATATGAATGAATATAGACCTAGTAATTTTATTTTGGATGAACTAAGTTTAAAATATGTAATTAAAAAAATTGATTCTACTAGTTATATAAAAAATATATCTGAAATATTTGATTATTACTTTCATATTTCAATAGGTAAGATTGTTATTCTTATATTTATATTTATTATGTTTTTCATAACTAATAGAAAAATACTACCATTTTTTGCAAGTTTATTTAGTAAAAAACTATCAAAAAAAATAAAAACTTTGGATATATCTATTTTGGATATTATTCCTAATAGTTTTAGTTTTTCTGTTTCTATTCTTATGTATATTTTTGCTTTACAATTATCTCTTTTTTTACTTATTGATAGTCCAAGTGTTGTAAATAAACTTGTTCCTTGGTTTAGTACTATTTATTTAGCACTTTTATCTTATATGTTTTATAGAATTTTGACTAATTATATAAATCTATCATCTGATAAAATCTTTAATGATTACCCAAATATGAGAAAAGAGATGGTAGATTTTATATTAAGAATTTTAAAAATTTTAATTCTTATTTGTCTACTTCTATTTTTACTAGTTCAATTAGGCTTTGATATTAAAGCTATTATTGCTTCTCTTGGTATTGGTGGTATTGCTGTTGCATTAGCTGCAAAAGACACCCTTACAAACTTTTTTGGATCATTAAATATTATTACAGATAATTCATTTTCTCAAGGGGATTGGATAGAAGCTGGTAGTGTTGAAGGAACTGTTGTTGATATTAGAATGAGAACAACAAGAATAAGAACCTTTGCAAATGCAATGATAACAGTACCAAATGCCCAATTAGCAAATATGTCAATACTTAATTGGTCAAAAAGAGTAATAGGAAGAAGAATAAAAATGGCTTTAGGTATTACGTATGGAAGCAAAATGGAGGATATAGAAAATCTTGTTGTTGATATCAGAGAGATGTTACAAGAACATCCATCAATTGCAAGTTCTAAGTTAAATATTGATAAAAAACCTTACTTACTAAAAAAAGAGGATTTAATTGGTGTAAAAAATACTACTTTAGTATATATTGATGAATATGCAGCTAGTTCAATCAATATCTTAGTATATTGCTTTAGTAGAAGCCCAGATTGGGAAGATTGGTTAGAAACAAAACAAGATGTTATTGTAAAAATTTCACAATTAGTAGCTAAAAACAATTGTTCATTTGCTTTTCCTACTCAAACTATTCATTTGGAAAAAGAAAAATTTGAAAATGAAAAAAATGAAAAAAATGAAAAAAATGAAAAAAATGAGAAATTTGAAAATGAAAATGAAAAAAGTAAAGAATAA
- the uvrA gene encoding excinuclease ABC subunit UvrA produces the protein MTDSIKIYNAKENNLKNINLEIPKNKLIVFTGLSGSGKSTLAFDTLYAEGQRRYIESLSAYARQFLDKVGKPDVERIEGLTPAIAIDQKTTSKNPRSTVGTITEVYDYFRLLYARVGTQHCHKCGKPISKMSASDVIEQVLQLPDESKIVILAPLVNRKKGSFADMLESLRGKGYVRATIDGVMVRLDEEVELEKNKMHTIKVVIDRVVVKAENKDRIAQDVEKALKESFGELEIEIMNHEEVGTQKHIHYSEHMACFDCKISFEPLEPLTFSFNSPKGACPSCDGLGIRYALDMKKVINESLSIDDGAIRVIYGFNKGYYFKMLKAHCEAAGIDTSVPFDTLEEHQKKSILHGGVEDAVFTWKRHQLTRKWEGIVKIAYDMIKDEKDLGEYMTEKSCSDCGGNRLKPSSQAVKVANKTISEIITLPIEDAFKFFHDEENFKYFNDQSQMISAPILKEIKERIFFLNDVGLGYITLGRDARTISGGEAQRIRVASQIGSGLTGVMYVLDEPSIGLHERDTNKLIKTLRALQEKGNTVIVVEHDKETIEAADFIVDIGPNAGKYGGEIVFAGTLKQMMKAKTLTAQYMTGKKKINYVHNRPQEKFIEIKNVTINNIKNLDIQIPLKNLCAITGVSGSGKSSLILQTLLPVAKELLNHARKVNKVDGVSIEGLEDLDKVIYLDQSPIGRTPRSNPATYTGLMDEIRVLFSKTKEAQLRGYQIGRFSFNVKGGRCEKCQGEGEIKIEMHFLPDIMVKCDECHGKRYNAQTLEILYKGKSISDVLNMSVDEALEFFKKVPKIFAKLETLQNVGLGYITLGQNAVTLSGGEAQRIKLSKELSKKDTGNTLYVLDEPTTGLHFADVDRLTKVLHHLVDLGNSVLVIEHNLDVIKNSDWVIDMGPDGGNKGGQIVDIGTPEQIAANHKKSGSYTGYYLEKELNS, from the coding sequence ATGACAGACTCAATAAAAATATATAATGCAAAAGAAAATAACTTAAAAAATATAAACCTAGAAATTCCAAAAAATAAACTAATAGTTTTTACAGGTCTTAGTGGTTCGGGAAAATCAACTTTAGCTTTTGATACACTATATGCAGAAGGTCAAAGAAGATATATAGAATCACTATCTGCTTATGCTAGACAGTTCTTAGATAAAGTTGGGAAACCTGATGTTGAAAGAATAGAAGGATTAACTCCCGCTATTGCAATTGACCAAAAAACAACTTCTAAAAATCCAAGATCAACAGTTGGAACAATCACAGAAGTTTATGATTACTTTAGACTTTTATATGCAAGAGTAGGAACACAACATTGTCATAAATGTGGAAAACCTATTTCAAAGATGAGTGCTTCTGATGTAATTGAGCAAGTATTACAATTACCAGATGAGTCAAAAATAGTAATTCTAGCACCCTTAGTAAACAGAAAAAAAGGTTCTTTTGCAGATATGTTAGAGAGTCTTCGAGGTAAAGGTTATGTAAGAGCCACCATTGATGGAGTAATGGTTAGACTTGATGAAGAAGTTGAACTAGAAAAAAATAAAATGCACACTATCAAAGTAGTAATAGATAGGGTCGTTGTAAAAGCTGAAAATAAAGATAGAATTGCACAAGATGTTGAAAAAGCTCTAAAAGAGAGTTTTGGAGAACTTGAAATAGAGATTATGAATCACGAAGAAGTAGGAACGCAAAAACATATTCATTACTCTGAACATATGGCTTGTTTTGATTGTAAAATCTCTTTTGAACCACTTGAACCATTAACTTTCTCATTTAACTCACCAAAAGGTGCTTGTCCATCTTGTGATGGTTTAGGTATTAGATATGCACTTGACATGAAAAAAGTAATCAATGAAAGCTTAAGTATTGATGATGGAGCTATTAGAGTTATCTATGGTTTTAATAAAGGTTATTACTTTAAGATGCTAAAAGCACATTGTGAAGCAGCAGGTATTGATACTTCAGTTCCTTTTGATACACTAGAAGAACATCAAAAAAAATCAATCCTTCATGGTGGAGTTGAAGATGCAGTTTTTACGTGGAAAAGACATCAACTTACAAGAAAATGGGAAGGTATAGTTAAAATCGCCTATGACATGATAAAAGATGAAAAAGATTTAGGTGAATATATGACTGAAAAGTCTTGTAGCGATTGTGGTGGTAATAGACTTAAACCCTCTTCTCAAGCTGTTAAAGTAGCTAATAAAACTATTTCTGAGATTATTACCTTACCAATAGAAGATGCTTTTAAATTTTTCCATGATGAAGAAAACTTCAAATATTTTAATGATCAGTCACAAATGATTTCAGCTCCAATTTTAAAAGAGATAAAAGAGAGAATTTTCTTTTTAAATGATGTTGGACTAGGATATATAACTTTAGGAAGAGATGCAAGAACAATAAGTGGGGGAGAAGCCCAAAGAATAAGAGTAGCTTCACAAATTGGTTCAGGTCTTACGGGTGTAATGTATGTTCTTGATGAACCTTCAATTGGACTACATGAAAGAGATACAAATAAACTAATTAAAACTCTAAGAGCCTTACAAGAAAAAGGCAATACAGTAATAGTAGTAGAACATGATAAAGAGACTATTGAAGCTGCAGACTTTATAGTAGATATTGGACCAAATGCAGGTAAATATGGTGGTGAGATTGTATTTGCAGGAACATTAAAACAAATGATGAAAGCAAAAACTTTAACTGCACAATATATGACTGGAAAGAAAAAAATAAATTATGTTCACAACAGACCACAAGAAAAATTTATTGAAATAAAAAATGTAACTATAAATAATATAAAAAATCTTGATATACAGATTCCTCTTAAAAACCTATGTGCAATCACAGGAGTAAGTGGAAGTGGAAAGTCTTCACTTATATTACAAACTCTACTTCCAGTTGCAAAAGAACTTTTAAACCATGCTAGAAAGGTAAATAAAGTAGATGGTGTTTCTATTGAAGGACTTGAAGACCTTGATAAAGTTATTTATCTTGACCAATCACCAATAGGAAGAACGCCAAGAAGTAATCCAGCAACTTATACAGGACTTATGGACGAAATTAGAGTTCTTTTTTCAAAAACAAAAGAAGCTCAACTTAGAGGTTATCAAATAGGAAGATTTTCTTTCAATGTAAAAGGTGGAAGATGTGAAAAATGTCAAGGTGAAGGTGAAATAAAAATCGAGATGCACTTCTTACCAGATATCATGGTTAAATGTGATGAATGTCATGGGAAAAGATACAATGCTCAAACTTTAGAAATTCTATATAAAGGAAAATCAATATCTGATGTTCTTAATATGAGTGTTGATGAAGCTTTAGAGTTTTTCAAAAAAGTCCCAAAAATATTTGCTAAACTAGAGACTTTACAAAATGTTGGTTTAGGATATATTACCTTAGGACAAAATGCGGTAACACTTTCAGGGGGAGAAGCTCAAAGAATAAAACTAAGTAAAGAGTTAAGTAAAAAAGATACTGGAAATACTCTTTATGTACTTGATGAACCAACTACTGGATTACATTTTGCAGATGTTGATAGATTAACAAAAGTATTACACCATCTAGTTGATTTAGGAAATTCAGTACTTGTAATTGAACATAATCTCGATGTAATAAAAAACTCTGATTGGGTTATTGATATGGGTCCAGATGGAGGAAATAAAGGTGGTCAAATAGTTGATATTGGAACACCTGAACAAATAGCAGCAAATCATAAAAAATCTGGTTCTTACACAGGATATTATTTAGAAAAAGAACTTAATTCTTGA
- a CDS encoding DUF309 domain-containing protein, with protein MSIEQFIEAIKEEKFVEAHELLEEEWRYYKRIEEKNKAKAVQGLINGATALALYRKKRPDAYKRVWDVFKKYNYLLKELDSNEKYYEASNLLELKNKSVVN; from the coding sequence TTGAGTATAGAACAATTTATAGAAGCTATAAAAGAAGAAAAATTTGTTGAAGCCCATGAACTTTTAGAAGAAGAGTGGAGATATTATAAACGAATAGAAGAAAAAAACAAAGCAAAAGCAGTTCAAGGTCTTATTAATGGAGCTACTGCCTTGGCTTTGTATAGAAAAAAAAGACCTGATGCTTATAAAAGAGTTTGGGATGTATTTAAAAAATATAATTATTTATTGAAAGAATTAGATAGTAATGAAAAATATTATGAAGCAAGCAACTTATTAGAATTAAAAAATAAATCTGTAGTTAACTAG
- a CDS encoding CNNM domain-containing protein: MELLILLFVLVIGVSFLCSVLESIILSLNVSYISVIEKEKPKSGKLLKSLKQDIDKSIASILILNTIANTLGATAIGVQANDVFGGDSSFVIIISIILTFLILFVAEIIPKTIGAVYWKQLAPVAAIVIRFCIFITYPIIIVTQFVTKKIANGDFSSDSISREELIHSTLLSEEEGIIGDLESDIIENTLTIHSIKVKEILTPRSVMYSIEKNTKIKDILDDKRTYKFSRVPIYDGTIDNMVGVVLTKKIFKQAIRDSEVTIDSIMTPVFALNENIPVSKVLNTFIKKREHMFVVLDNYDQTEGIVTLEDCIETLLGLEIMDESDTIADMRKLALTKMKNKRKEREKRRANLA; the protein is encoded by the coding sequence ATGGAACTTCTAATATTACTATTTGTTTTAGTTATCGGTGTTTCATTTTTGTGCTCTGTTTTAGAGTCAATTATTCTTTCGTTAAATGTTTCTTATATTTCTGTTATAGAAAAAGAAAAACCAAAATCTGGTAAACTTCTAAAAAGTCTAAAACAAGATATAGATAAATCAATTGCATCAATTCTAATCTTAAATACTATTGCAAATACACTTGGAGCGACTGCTATTGGTGTACAAGCAAATGATGTATTTGGTGGAGACTCGTCTTTTGTCATTATTATTTCTATTATTTTGACATTCTTAATACTTTTTGTTGCTGAAATTATTCCAAAAACAATTGGAGCAGTTTACTGGAAACAACTTGCACCTGTTGCAGCAATTGTTATTAGATTCTGTATTTTTATAACTTACCCAATAATTATAGTAACTCAATTTGTTACAAAAAAAATTGCTAATGGTGATTTTTCTAGTGATTCAATTTCCAGAGAAGAATTAATTCATTCAACTCTTTTAAGTGAGGAAGAAGGTATTATTGGAGATTTAGAATCTGATATTATTGAAAACACTTTAACTATACACAGCATAAAAGTTAAAGAGATTTTAACTCCTAGATCTGTAATGTATTCAATTGAAAAAAATACTAAAATAAAAGATATTTTAGATGACAAAAGAACATACAAATTTTCAAGGGTTCCAATATATGATGGAACAATTGATAATATGGTTGGAGTTGTTCTTACTAAAAAGATATTTAAACAAGCAATTAGAGATAGTGAAGTTACAATAGATTCTATTATGACTCCTGTTTTTGCTTTAAATGAGAATATTCCAGTTTCAAAAGTATTAAATACTTTTATCAAAAAAAGAGAACACATGTTTGTTGTACTTGATAATTATGATCAAACAGAAGGTATAGTTACTCTTGAAGATTGTATTGAAACACTGCTTGGATTGGAAATCATGGATGAGTCAGACACTATTGCTGATATGAGAAAACTTGCTTTAACAAAAATGAAAAACAAAAGAAAAGAGCGAGAGAAAAGAAGAGCTAATTTAGCTTAG
- a CDS encoding tRNA-uridine aminocarboxypropyltransferase gives MTNTREYCYNCNRAKISCLCNLIKPFNTNTKFIFLMHPKEFRKTKNNTGKITHQSLLNSKIFVGIDFTHNKELNSIIDDTNNSCYILYPGIDSINLSKNNIENKKQKVIFLIDSTWACSKKILKSSTNLSSLPKISFNYENSSAYEFKKQPSNYCLSTIESTLVLLKLLNKHHIENVEKNSLDNFLVPFKQMVKFQVTKSLEKRIRYK, from the coding sequence ATGACAAATACTAGAGAATATTGTTACAATTGCAATAGAGCAAAAATCAGTTGCCTTTGTAATTTAATTAAACCATTTAATACAAATACTAAATTTATATTTTTAATGCACCCAAAAGAGTTTAGAAAAACAAAAAATAATACAGGTAAAATAACCCATCAATCACTTTTAAATAGTAAGATTTTTGTAGGTATTGATTTTACACATAATAAAGAGTTAAATTCTATAATAGATGATACTAATAACTCGTGTTATATTCTTTATCCAGGGATTGATTCTATAAACTTAAGTAAGAATAACATAGAAAATAAAAAACAAAAAGTAATATTTCTTATTGATTCTACATGGGCTTGCTCGAAAAAAATACTAAAATCAAGTACAAATTTGAGTTCTCTACCCAAAATAAGTTTTAATTATGAAAATAGCTCTGCTTATGAGTTTAAAAAACAACCATCTAATTACTGTTTATCTACAATAGAGTCTACTTTGGTTCTTTTAAAACTATTAAATAAACACCATATTGAAAATGTAGAAAAAAACTCTTTAGATAATTTTTTAGTTCCATTTAAACAAATGGTAAAATTCCAAGTTACTAAATCCCTTGAAAAAAGGATAAGATATAAGTAA
- a CDS encoding L-lactate MFS transporter, with the protein MIEKNRWLMALSAVGVHLCIGSVYAWSVYVKPIQEQMSWNLTDVTIAFSIAIFFLGLSAALMGKFVEKNGPKVSALLAASLFGLGTMGSGLAIMMESKLLLYFFYGVLGGCGLGIGYISPVSTLVKWFPDKRGMATGLAIMGFGFASAIWGPTIKILIGKVGISSTFFILGFSYFVIMSLSALYLQAPEKDYMPEHFKKKLKEGKKKIKEDLQSLGLNEAIKTPRFYGLWLMLFINVTCGIAIIGVASPLLQEVIGLSALAAAAAVGLMGIFNGAGRIVWASLSDYLTRPVVYIIFFFTQAIAFYMLPSITEIVVFQFVLYFIMSCYGGGFASIPAYIGDIFGTKELGAIHGYILTAWAAAGLVGPLIISIVKDMTGSYSQTLYVFAGFFIVALIISLAMLLNINKIRKSKY; encoded by the coding sequence ATGATTGAAAAAAACCGTTGGCTTATGGCGTTATCCGCTGTTGGTGTTCATTTGTGTATAGGTTCTGTGTACGCATGGAGTGTCTATGTAAAACCAATTCAAGAGCAAATGTCTTGGAACCTAACTGATGTAACAATTGCCTTTAGTATTGCAATATTCTTTTTAGGATTATCAGCAGCCCTAATGGGTAAATTTGTTGAAAAAAATGGACCAAAAGTTTCTGCATTACTTGCGGCTTCCTTATTTGGTTTAGGAACTATGGGTTCTGGTCTTGCAATAATGATGGAATCAAAACTACTTTTGTACTTTTTTTATGGAGTTTTAGGTGGTTGTGGTTTAGGTATAGGTTATATTTCTCCTGTTTCTACTTTGGTTAAGTGGTTTCCCGACAAAAGGGGAATGGCAACGGGATTAGCTATTATGGGATTTGGTTTTGCTTCAGCTATTTGGGGACCAACTATTAAAATACTTATTGGAAAAGTAGGTATTTCAAGTACTTTTTTTATACTAGGTTTTTCTTATTTTGTGATTATGTCTTTATCTGCTTTATATTTACAAGCGCCAGAAAAAGATTATATGCCTGAACATTTTAAGAAAAAGCTAAAAGAAGGTAAGAAAAAGATAAAAGAAGATTTACAAAGTCTTGGGTTAAATGAAGCCATTAAAACACCAAGGTTTTATGGTCTTTGGTTAATGTTATTTATTAATGTAACTTGTGGAATTGCAATCATTGGTGTTGCTTCTCCTTTATTACAAGAAGTTATAGGATTATCTGCATTAGCTGCAGCTGCGGCTGTTGGTCTTATGGGGATATTTAATGGAGCTGGAAGAATTGTTTGGGCTTCATTATCTGATTATCTAACTAGACCTGTAGTTTATATAATCTTTTTCTTTACACAAGCTATTGCTTTTTATATGTTGCCATCAATTACTGAAATTGTAGTTTTTCAATTTGTATTATATTTTATTATGTCTTGTTATGGAGGAGGATTTGCTTCTATTCCGGCATATATTGGTGATATATTTGGAACCAAAGAGTTAGGTGCAATTCACGGATATATTTTAACAGCATGGGCGGCAGCAGGATTAGTAGGACCTCTTATTATATCAATTGTAAAAGATATGACAGGAAGTTATTCTCAAACACTTTATGTATTTGCAGGATTTTTTATTGTGGCATTAATCATTTCACTAGCTATGCTTTTAAACATAAATAAAATTAGAAAGAGTAAATATTAA
- a CDS encoding cysteine-rich CWC family protein has protein sequence MINPKLCPFCGNENLCEAHIPNNSCWCNTIKVPMELRELIPQENRMKACICKKCILSFQEDSENFIKKLHYKI, from the coding sequence TTGATAAATCCTAAATTATGTCCCTTTTGTGGTAATGAAAATTTATGTGAAGCTCATATTCCAAATAACTCTTGTTGGTGTAATACTATAAAAGTACCTATGGAATTAAGAGAATTAATTCCCCAAGAAAACAGAATGAAAGCTTGTATTTGTAAAAAATGTATTTTATCTTTTCAAGAAGATAGTGAAAATTTTATAAAAAAACTACACTATAAAATATAG
- a CDS encoding class I SAM-dependent methyltransferase gives MKITQLKELILLNLENSTNEFKRVFHGRGNFYEDFPYLCVDKIDKVLLISLFQSVDEIIESDLKKMFIEIFDEMSFSSLIIQKRYLKEDSYEVLRGTLPNNAYAIENTLKYNINFSNQNIGLFPDMKIGREFIKSISKDKNILNLFSYTCAFSVVSISAGAKQVVNVDMSKGALNTGRENHRTNNLDTKNVKFLPYNILKSWSRIKKYAPYDIIIIDPPSFQKGSFAASKDYEKIIRRLKELASEDCIVLSCLNAPELDTTFIKNLFEENASEFEFVKRLDNLDTFPSNNEEKSLKNMIFKRKIN, from the coding sequence ATGAAAATCACTCAATTAAAAGAATTAATATTATTAAATTTAGAAAATAGCACAAACGAATTTAAAAGAGTTTTCCATGGAAGAGGCAATTTTTATGAAGACTTTCCTTATTTATGTGTTGACAAAATAGATAAGGTTTTACTTATTAGTTTATTTCAAAGTGTTGATGAAATAATAGAATCTGATTTAAAAAAAATGTTTATTGAAATATTTGATGAGATGAGTTTTTCTTCTTTGATTATTCAAAAAAGATATTTAAAAGAAGATTCTTATGAAGTACTAAGAGGTACTTTACCAAATAATGCATATGCAATAGAAAATACTCTTAAATATAATATTAATTTTTCAAATCAAAATATAGGTTTATTCCCTGATATGAAAATAGGACGAGAATTTATTAAATCAATATCAAAAGATAAAAATATATTAAATCTTTTTTCATATACTTGCGCTTTTTCAGTTGTATCAATTAGTGCAGGGGCAAAACAAGTTGTAAATGTAGATATGTCAAAAGGTGCACTTAATACTGGAAGAGAAAACCATAGAACAAATAATCTAGATACTAAAAATGTGAAATTTTTACCATATAATATTTTAAAATCATGGAGTAGAATTAAAAAATACGCTCCATATGATATTATTATTATAGATCCACCATCTTTTCAAAAGGGAAGTTTTGCTGCAAGTAAAGATTATGAAAAGATTATTCGAAGATTAAAAGAACTAGCAAGTGAAGATTGCATAGTTTTATCTTGTCTAAATGCCCCCGAACTTGATACAACTTTTATAAAAAACTTATTTGAAGAAAATGCTAGTGAATTTGAATTTGTAAAAAGACTAGATAATTTAGATACTTTTCCTAGTAACAATGAAGAAAAAAGCCTAAAAAATATGATTTTTAAAAGGAAAATAAATTGA
- a CDS encoding RNA recognition motif domain-containing protein yields the protein MQIYVGNMSYGTTEEGLTTLFSQYGEVSSVKLITDRDTGRAKGFGFVAMNDDSAALKAIEELNGKEYDGRTLRINEAKPKEEKPRREFNNRY from the coding sequence ATGCAAATTTATGTGGGTAATATGTCTTACGGTACAACAGAAGAGGGTTTAACTACTTTATTTTCACAATATGGGGAAGTAAGTAGTGTAAAATTAATAACAGATAGAGATACTGGTAGAGCAAAAGGTTTTGGTTTTGTTGCTATGAATGATGATAGCGCAGCACTAAAAGCTATTGAAGAATTGAATGGTAAAGAGTATGATGGTAGAACTTTAAGAATTAATGAAGCTAAACCAAAAGAAGAGAAGCCAAGAAGAGAATTCAACAATAGATATTAA
- a CDS encoding polysaccharide deacetylase family protein codes for MKNHKVLLCYLSLVVLLALTPLKADVQLDTSKIKNYKVIKSFYKDSKNKFLIIRSYNYKTKTFFLAINLNSLKTTVMTQNEKEKLTKADKSILENTNYNILVNKALQNSFALSNAGINDSIKKKPHEMYLTIDMCPSSKKGYEQELFEKFLDLKQIDKKIPIAISITYRWVKGHKKEFLSLINNKKLDITWINHSRNHYYDKNEKVLEKNFMLYFKTNLNVEILDVEKMLLLNNQIPSIFFRFPGLISSAKINKRVINEFSLIPLGTSNWLVKSKKVAIDGNIILVHGNLNEHEGIKMLFKEVKDVKVFKSIYKPFLIE; via the coding sequence ATGAAAAATCATAAAGTACTTTTGTGCTATCTATCTTTAGTTGTATTATTGGCTTTAACTCCATTAAAAGCTGATGTACAACTGGATACTTCAAAAATAAAAAACTATAAAGTTATAAAGTCTTTTTACAAAGACTCTAAAAATAAGTTTTTAATCATAAGATCATACAACTATAAAACTAAAACCTTTTTTTTAGCTATCAATCTTAACAGTTTAAAAACAACAGTAATGACACAAAATGAAAAAGAAAAATTAACAAAAGCAGATAAATCTATTTTAGAAAATACCAATTATAATATTTTAGTTAATAAAGCTCTACAAAACTCTTTTGCTTTATCAAATGCTGGTATAAATGATAGTATAAAAAAGAAGCCTCATGAAATGTATCTCACTATTGATATGTGTCCATCTTCTAAAAAAGGTTATGAACAAGAATTATTCGAAAAGTTTTTGGATTTGAAACAAATAGATAAAAAAATTCCAATCGCTATTTCTATAACATATAGATGGGTAAAAGGACATAAAAAAGAGTTTTTATCTCTTATAAATAATAAAAAACTAGATATAACTTGGATAAATCATTCCAGAAATCATTATTATGATAAAAATGAAAAAGTATTAGAAAAAAACTTTATGCTTTATTTTAAAACTAATTTAAATGTTGAGATTTTAGATGTGGAAAAAATGCTACTTTTAAATAATCAAATACCCTCTATATTTTTTAGATTTCCAGGTTTAATCTCCAGTGCAAAAATCAACAAAAGAGTGATAAATGAATTTTCTCTAATTCCTCTTGGAACTAGTAACTGGTTAGTAAAATCAAAAAAAGTTGCAATAGATGGGAATATAATTTTAGTACATGGAAATTTAAATGAACATGAGGGAATAAAAATGTTGTTTAAAGAGGTAAAAGATGTCAAAGTATTTAAATCTATATATAAGCCATTCTTAATTGAGTGA